One genomic segment of Choristoneura fumiferana chromosome Z, NRCan_CFum_1, whole genome shotgun sequence includes these proteins:
- the ClC-c gene encoding chloride channel protein 3 isoform X8 codes for MQGDDDIPGIGQYDDFHTIDWQRDIARDRMRHRYIVKKRQDSIWDLIKGAHDAWSGWVCVLLVGVCTGVVAGVIDIGASWMTDLKFGICPQAFWFNREQCCWSDNETTFDHGNCSQWWTWPEALGGSRDGPGAYIISYLFYILWALLFAALSASLVRMFAPYACGSGIPEIKTILSGFIIRGYLGKWTLIIKVVGLILSVSSGLSLGKEGPMVHIASCLGNILSYLFPKYGRNEAKKREILSAAAAAGVSVAFGAPIGGVLFSLEEVSYYFPLKTLWRSFFCALIAAFILRSINPFGNEHSVLFFVEYNKPWIFFELIPFVGLGIIGGCIATIFIKANIYWCRYRKYSKLGQYPVTEVLVVTLVTAVVAYPNPYTRMNTSQLIYLLFNQCGISNSDPLCDYNRNFTDVNSAIEKAAAGPGVYRAVWLLFLALLLKLVMTVFTFGIKVPCGLFIPSLALGAIAGRIVGIGVEQLAYHYPKIWLFSGECSTGDDCITPGLYAMVGAAAVLGGVTRMTVSLVVIMFELTGGVRYIVPLMAAAMASKWVGDALGKQGIYDAHIALNGYPFLDSKDEFQHTSLAADVMQPKRNETLSVITQDSMTVEDVEALLKETEHNGYPVVVSKESQYLVGFVLRRDLNLAMANARRLVEGITGQSLVLFAGGPPAGAGGAGAGALPPLKLHRILDMAPITVTDQTPMETVVDMFRKLGLRQTLVTHNGRLLGVITKKDVLRHVKQMDNEDPNSVLFN; via the exons ATGCAGG GTGATGATGACATTCCTGGTATTGGTCAATATGATGACTTCCACACAATTGATTGGCAAAGAGACATTGCCCGAGATCGCATGCGCCACAGATACATAGTGAAAAAAAGACAGGACTCAATATGGGACTTAATAAAA GGAGCTCATGATGCGTGGTCTGGCTGGGTATGTGTTCTTTTGGTAGGAGTATGTACGGGTGTGGTGGCCGGAGTCATAGACATTGGTGCCTCCTGGATGACAGATCTGAAATTTGGAATCTGCCCTCAAGCATTTTGGTTCAATCGAGAACAATGTTGCTGGTCTGATAATGAAACTACATTTGACCATGGAAACTGTTCACAG TGGTGGACATGGCCGGAGGCGCTGGGTGGGTCGCGCGACGGGCCGGGAGCGTATATCATCAGCTACCTGTTCTACATCCTGTGGGCGCTGCTGTTCGCCGCGCTCTCCGCCTCGCTCGTGCGAATGTTCGCTCCTTACGCTTGTGGCTCCG GTATACCTGAAATCAAAACAATTCTCAGCGGCTTCATCATTAGAGGCTACCTTGGTAAATGGACGCTAATTATAAAAGTAGTTGGCCTAATATTGTCCGTGTCCTCTGGATTGTCTCTTGGAAAAGAAGGACCTATGGTGCATATCGCCAGTTGCTTAG GTAATATTTTATCTTACTTGTTTCCAAAATATGGCCGGAACGAGGCGAAAAAACGCGAAATCTTGTCAGCGGCGGCGGCCGCCGGAGTTTCGGTCGCCTTCGGTGCCCCCATTGGAGGCGTACTCTTCAGTTTGGAAGag GTGTCATACTACTTCCCTCTGAAAACGTTATGGCGGTCGTTCTTCTGTGCATTAATTGCGGCTTTCATCCTGCGATCGATCAACCCCTTCGGCAACGAACATTCTGTACTATTTTTTGTAGAGTACAACAAGCCTTGGATATTCTTCGAACTGATACCGTTCGTCGGACTCGGTATTATAGGC GGTTGCATAGCGACGATATTCATAAAGGCGAACATCTACTGGTGCCGCTACCGCAAGTACTCGAAGCTGGGCCAGTACCCGGTGACGGAGGTGCTGGTGGTGACGCTGGTCACGGCCGTGGTCGCGTACCCCAACCCCTACACGCGCATGAACACTAGCCAACTCATCTATCTGCTGTTCAACCAGTGCGGCATCTCCAATTCCGATCCCCTGTG TGACTACAACCGCAACTTCACGGACGTGAACTCTGCCATCGAGAAGGCGGCGGCGGGGCCGGGCGTGTACCGCGCCGTGTGGCTGCTGTTCCTGGCGCTGCTGCTCAAGTTGGTGATGACGGTGTTCACGTTCGGCATCAAGGTGCCCTGCGGCCTGTTCATCCCCAGCCTGGCGCTCGGCGCCATCGCCGGTCGCATCGTTGGCATCG GCGTGGAACAGCTGGCGTACCACTATCCGAAGATTTGGCTGTTCTCGGGCGAGTGCTCGACCGGCGACGACTGCATCACGCCCGGCCTCTATGCCATGGTGGGCGCCGCGGCTGTACTCGGCGGCGTCACGCGCATGACAG TGTCACTGGTGGTGATAATGTTCGAGCTGACGGGCGGCGTGCGCTACATCGTGCCGCTGATGGCGGCGGCGATGGCCTCCAAGTGGGTGGGCGACGCGCTCGGCAAGCAGGGCATCTACGACGCGCACATCGCGCTCAACGGGTACCCCTTCCTCGACAGCAAGGACGAGTTCCAGCACACCTCGCTCGCCGCCGACGTCATGCAACCCAA ACGCAACGAGACGCTGTCGGTGATCACGCAAGACTCCATGACGGTGGAGGACGTGGAGGCGCTGCTGAAGGAGACGGAACACAACGGCTATCCCGTCGTCGTGTCCAAGGAGTCGCAGTACCTGGTCGGCTTCGTGCTGCGCCGCGACCTCAACCTCGCTATGG CAAACGCCCGGCGGCTGGTAGAAGGCATCACGGGCCAGTCGCTGGTGCTGTTCGCGGGCGGGCcgccggcgggcgcgggcggagcgggcgcgggcgcgctgCCGCCGCTCAAGCTGCATCGCATCCTGGACATGGCGCCCATCACCGTCACCGACCAGACGCCCATGGAGACCGTCGTCGACATGTTCCGCAAGCTCGGTCTGCGCCAGACGCTCGTCACGCACAACGG TCGTCTACTCGGTGTCATTACTAAGAAGGATGTCCTCCGGCATGTTAAACAGATGGATAACGAAGACCCTAACTCCGTCTTATTCAACTGA
- the ClC-c gene encoding chloride channel protein 3 isoform X4 produces MVEMSPGRSADCTPTSHGTFQLYEHTPARNTDTSPNSCIAQYFGDSTGDAVIFSGMQGDDDIPGIGQYDDFHTIDWQRDIARDRMRHRYIVKKRQDSIWDLIKGAHDAWSGWVCVLLVGVCTGVVAGVIDIGASWMTDLKFGICPQAFWFNREQCCWSDNETTFDHGNCSQWWTWPEALGGSRDGPGAYIISYLFYILWALLFAALSASLVRMFAPYACGSGIPEIKTILSGFIIRGYLGKWTLIIKVVGLILSVSSGLSLGKEGPMVHIASCLGNILSYLFPKYGRNEAKKREILSAAAAAGVSVAFGAPIGGVLFSLEEVSYYFPLKTLWRSFFCALIAAFILRSINPFGNEHSVLFFVEYNKPWIFFELIPFVGLGIIGGCIATIFIKANIYWCRYRKYSKLGQYPVTEVLVVTLVTAVVAYPNPYTRMNTSQLIYLLFNQCGISNSDPLCDYNRNFTDVNSAIEKAAAGPGVYRAVWLLFLALLLKLVMTVFTFGIKVPCGLFIPSLALGAIAGRIVGIGVEQLAYHYPKIWLFSGECSTGDDCITPGLYAMVGAAAVLGGVTRMTVSLVVIMFELTGGVRYIVPLMAAAMASKWVGDALGKQGIYDAHIALNGYPFLDSKDEFQHTSLAADVMQPKRNETLSVITQDSMTVEDVEALLKETEHNGYPVVVSKESQYLVGFVLRRDLNLAMANARRLVEGITGQSLVLFAGGPPAGAGGAGAGALPPLKLHRILDMAPITVTDQTPMETVVDMFRKLGLRQTLVTHNGRLLGVITKKDVLRHVKQMDNEDPNSVLFN; encoded by the exons gGGACGCAGTCATATTTTCTGGGATGCAGG GTGATGATGACATTCCTGGTATTGGTCAATATGATGACTTCCACACAATTGATTGGCAAAGAGACATTGCCCGAGATCGCATGCGCCACAGATACATAGTGAAAAAAAGACAGGACTCAATATGGGACTTAATAAAA GGAGCTCATGATGCGTGGTCTGGCTGGGTATGTGTTCTTTTGGTAGGAGTATGTACGGGTGTGGTGGCCGGAGTCATAGACATTGGTGCCTCCTGGATGACAGATCTGAAATTTGGAATCTGCCCTCAAGCATTTTGGTTCAATCGAGAACAATGTTGCTGGTCTGATAATGAAACTACATTTGACCATGGAAACTGTTCACAG TGGTGGACATGGCCGGAGGCGCTGGGTGGGTCGCGCGACGGGCCGGGAGCGTATATCATCAGCTACCTGTTCTACATCCTGTGGGCGCTGCTGTTCGCCGCGCTCTCCGCCTCGCTCGTGCGAATGTTCGCTCCTTACGCTTGTGGCTCCG GTATACCTGAAATCAAAACAATTCTCAGCGGCTTCATCATTAGAGGCTACCTTGGTAAATGGACGCTAATTATAAAAGTAGTTGGCCTAATATTGTCCGTGTCCTCTGGATTGTCTCTTGGAAAAGAAGGACCTATGGTGCATATCGCCAGTTGCTTAG GTAATATTTTATCTTACTTGTTTCCAAAATATGGCCGGAACGAGGCGAAAAAACGCGAAATCTTGTCAGCGGCGGCGGCCGCCGGAGTTTCGGTCGCCTTCGGTGCCCCCATTGGAGGCGTACTCTTCAGTTTGGAAGag GTGTCATACTACTTCCCTCTGAAAACGTTATGGCGGTCGTTCTTCTGTGCATTAATTGCGGCTTTCATCCTGCGATCGATCAACCCCTTCGGCAACGAACATTCTGTACTATTTTTTGTAGAGTACAACAAGCCTTGGATATTCTTCGAACTGATACCGTTCGTCGGACTCGGTATTATAGGC GGTTGCATAGCGACGATATTCATAAAGGCGAACATCTACTGGTGCCGCTACCGCAAGTACTCGAAGCTGGGCCAGTACCCGGTGACGGAGGTGCTGGTGGTGACGCTGGTCACGGCCGTGGTCGCGTACCCCAACCCCTACACGCGCATGAACACTAGCCAACTCATCTATCTGCTGTTCAACCAGTGCGGCATCTCCAATTCCGATCCCCTGTG TGACTACAACCGCAACTTCACGGACGTGAACTCTGCCATCGAGAAGGCGGCGGCGGGGCCGGGCGTGTACCGCGCCGTGTGGCTGCTGTTCCTGGCGCTGCTGCTCAAGTTGGTGATGACGGTGTTCACGTTCGGCATCAAGGTGCCCTGCGGCCTGTTCATCCCCAGCCTGGCGCTCGGCGCCATCGCCGGTCGCATCGTTGGCATCG GCGTGGAACAGCTGGCGTACCACTATCCGAAGATTTGGCTGTTCTCGGGCGAGTGCTCGACCGGCGACGACTGCATCACGCCCGGCCTCTATGCCATGGTGGGCGCCGCGGCTGTACTCGGCGGCGTCACGCGCATGACAG TGTCACTGGTGGTGATAATGTTCGAGCTGACGGGCGGCGTGCGCTACATCGTGCCGCTGATGGCGGCGGCGATGGCCTCCAAGTGGGTGGGCGACGCGCTCGGCAAGCAGGGCATCTACGACGCGCACATCGCGCTCAACGGGTACCCCTTCCTCGACAGCAAGGACGAGTTCCAGCACACCTCGCTCGCCGCCGACGTCATGCAACCCAA ACGCAACGAGACGCTGTCGGTGATCACGCAAGACTCCATGACGGTGGAGGACGTGGAGGCGCTGCTGAAGGAGACGGAACACAACGGCTATCCCGTCGTCGTGTCCAAGGAGTCGCAGTACCTGGTCGGCTTCGTGCTGCGCCGCGACCTCAACCTCGCTATGG CAAACGCCCGGCGGCTGGTAGAAGGCATCACGGGCCAGTCGCTGGTGCTGTTCGCGGGCGGGCcgccggcgggcgcgggcggagcgggcgcgggcgcgctgCCGCCGCTCAAGCTGCATCGCATCCTGGACATGGCGCCCATCACCGTCACCGACCAGACGCCCATGGAGACCGTCGTCGACATGTTCCGCAAGCTCGGTCTGCGCCAGACGCTCGTCACGCACAACGG TCGTCTACTCGGTGTCATTACTAAGAAGGATGTCCTCCGGCATGTTAAACAGATGGATAACGAAGACCCTAACTCCGTCTTATTCAACTGA
- the ClC-c gene encoding chloride channel protein 3 isoform X1, with product MERFPLKSSAQKMSSTYQSVYKKGALNNGFQASGEGDMVEMSPGRSADCTPTSHGTFQLYEHTPARNTDTSPNSCIAQYFGDSTGDAVIFSGMQGDDDIPGIGQYDDFHTIDWQRDIARDRMRHRYIVKKRQDSIWDLIKGAHDAWSGWVCVLLVGVCTGVVAGVIDIGASWMTDLKFGICPQAFWFNREQCCWSDNETTFDHGNCSQWWTWPEALGGSRDGPGAYIISYLFYILWALLFAALSASLVRMFAPYACGSGIPEIKTILSGFIIRGYLGKWTLIIKVVGLILSVSSGLSLGKEGPMVHIASCLGNILSYLFPKYGRNEAKKREILSAAAAAGVSVAFGAPIGGVLFSLEEVSYYFPLKTLWRSFFCALIAAFILRSINPFGNEHSVLFFVEYNKPWIFFELIPFVGLGIIGGCIATIFIKANIYWCRYRKYSKLGQYPVTEVLVVTLVTAVVAYPNPYTRMNTSQLIYLLFNQCGISNSDPLCDYNRNFTDVNSAIEKAAAGPGVYRAVWLLFLALLLKLVMTVFTFGIKVPCGLFIPSLALGAIAGRIVGIGVEQLAYHYPKIWLFSGECSTGDDCITPGLYAMVGAAAVLGGVTRMTVSLVVIMFELTGGVRYIVPLMAAAMASKWVGDALGKQGIYDAHIALNGYPFLDSKDEFQHTSLAADVMQPKRNETLSVITQDSMTVEDVEALLKETEHNGYPVVVSKESQYLVGFVLRRDLNLAMANARRLVEGITGQSLVLFAGGPPAGAGGAGAGALPPLKLHRILDMAPITVTDQTPMETVVDMFRKLGLRQTLVTHNGRLLGVITKKDVLRHVKQMDNEDPNSVLFN from the exons gGGACGCAGTCATATTTTCTGGGATGCAGG GTGATGATGACATTCCTGGTATTGGTCAATATGATGACTTCCACACAATTGATTGGCAAAGAGACATTGCCCGAGATCGCATGCGCCACAGATACATAGTGAAAAAAAGACAGGACTCAATATGGGACTTAATAAAA GGAGCTCATGATGCGTGGTCTGGCTGGGTATGTGTTCTTTTGGTAGGAGTATGTACGGGTGTGGTGGCCGGAGTCATAGACATTGGTGCCTCCTGGATGACAGATCTGAAATTTGGAATCTGCCCTCAAGCATTTTGGTTCAATCGAGAACAATGTTGCTGGTCTGATAATGAAACTACATTTGACCATGGAAACTGTTCACAG TGGTGGACATGGCCGGAGGCGCTGGGTGGGTCGCGCGACGGGCCGGGAGCGTATATCATCAGCTACCTGTTCTACATCCTGTGGGCGCTGCTGTTCGCCGCGCTCTCCGCCTCGCTCGTGCGAATGTTCGCTCCTTACGCTTGTGGCTCCG GTATACCTGAAATCAAAACAATTCTCAGCGGCTTCATCATTAGAGGCTACCTTGGTAAATGGACGCTAATTATAAAAGTAGTTGGCCTAATATTGTCCGTGTCCTCTGGATTGTCTCTTGGAAAAGAAGGACCTATGGTGCATATCGCCAGTTGCTTAG GTAATATTTTATCTTACTTGTTTCCAAAATATGGCCGGAACGAGGCGAAAAAACGCGAAATCTTGTCAGCGGCGGCGGCCGCCGGAGTTTCGGTCGCCTTCGGTGCCCCCATTGGAGGCGTACTCTTCAGTTTGGAAGag GTGTCATACTACTTCCCTCTGAAAACGTTATGGCGGTCGTTCTTCTGTGCATTAATTGCGGCTTTCATCCTGCGATCGATCAACCCCTTCGGCAACGAACATTCTGTACTATTTTTTGTAGAGTACAACAAGCCTTGGATATTCTTCGAACTGATACCGTTCGTCGGACTCGGTATTATAGGC GGTTGCATAGCGACGATATTCATAAAGGCGAACATCTACTGGTGCCGCTACCGCAAGTACTCGAAGCTGGGCCAGTACCCGGTGACGGAGGTGCTGGTGGTGACGCTGGTCACGGCCGTGGTCGCGTACCCCAACCCCTACACGCGCATGAACACTAGCCAACTCATCTATCTGCTGTTCAACCAGTGCGGCATCTCCAATTCCGATCCCCTGTG TGACTACAACCGCAACTTCACGGACGTGAACTCTGCCATCGAGAAGGCGGCGGCGGGGCCGGGCGTGTACCGCGCCGTGTGGCTGCTGTTCCTGGCGCTGCTGCTCAAGTTGGTGATGACGGTGTTCACGTTCGGCATCAAGGTGCCCTGCGGCCTGTTCATCCCCAGCCTGGCGCTCGGCGCCATCGCCGGTCGCATCGTTGGCATCG GCGTGGAACAGCTGGCGTACCACTATCCGAAGATTTGGCTGTTCTCGGGCGAGTGCTCGACCGGCGACGACTGCATCACGCCCGGCCTCTATGCCATGGTGGGCGCCGCGGCTGTACTCGGCGGCGTCACGCGCATGACAG TGTCACTGGTGGTGATAATGTTCGAGCTGACGGGCGGCGTGCGCTACATCGTGCCGCTGATGGCGGCGGCGATGGCCTCCAAGTGGGTGGGCGACGCGCTCGGCAAGCAGGGCATCTACGACGCGCACATCGCGCTCAACGGGTACCCCTTCCTCGACAGCAAGGACGAGTTCCAGCACACCTCGCTCGCCGCCGACGTCATGCAACCCAA ACGCAACGAGACGCTGTCGGTGATCACGCAAGACTCCATGACGGTGGAGGACGTGGAGGCGCTGCTGAAGGAGACGGAACACAACGGCTATCCCGTCGTCGTGTCCAAGGAGTCGCAGTACCTGGTCGGCTTCGTGCTGCGCCGCGACCTCAACCTCGCTATGG CAAACGCCCGGCGGCTGGTAGAAGGCATCACGGGCCAGTCGCTGGTGCTGTTCGCGGGCGGGCcgccggcgggcgcgggcggagcgggcgcgggcgcgctgCCGCCGCTCAAGCTGCATCGCATCCTGGACATGGCGCCCATCACCGTCACCGACCAGACGCCCATGGAGACCGTCGTCGACATGTTCCGCAAGCTCGGTCTGCGCCAGACGCTCGTCACGCACAACGG TCGTCTACTCGGTGTCATTACTAAGAAGGATGTCCTCCGGCATGTTAAACAGATGGATAACGAAGACCCTAACTCCGTCTTATTCAACTGA
- the ClC-c gene encoding chloride channel protein 3 isoform X7 — translation MLNYMSDLRDDDIPGIGQYDDFHTIDWQRDIARDRMRHRYIVKKRQDSIWDLIKGAHDAWSGWVCVLLVGVCTGVVAGVIDIGASWMTDLKFGICPQAFWFNREQCCWSDNETTFDHGNCSQWWTWPEALGGSRDGPGAYIISYLFYILWALLFAALSASLVRMFAPYACGSGIPEIKTILSGFIIRGYLGKWTLIIKVVGLILSVSSGLSLGKEGPMVHIASCLGNILSYLFPKYGRNEAKKREILSAAAAAGVSVAFGAPIGGVLFSLEEVSYYFPLKTLWRSFFCALIAAFILRSINPFGNEHSVLFFVEYNKPWIFFELIPFVGLGIIGGCIATIFIKANIYWCRYRKYSKLGQYPVTEVLVVTLVTAVVAYPNPYTRMNTSQLIYLLFNQCGISNSDPLCDYNRNFTDVNSAIEKAAAGPGVYRAVWLLFLALLLKLVMTVFTFGIKVPCGLFIPSLALGAIAGRIVGIGVEQLAYHYPKIWLFSGECSTGDDCITPGLYAMVGAAAVLGGVTRMTVSLVVIMFELTGGVRYIVPLMAAAMASKWVGDALGKQGIYDAHIALNGYPFLDSKDEFQHTSLAADVMQPKRNETLSVITQDSMTVEDVEALLKETEHNGYPVVVSKESQYLVGFVLRRDLNLAMANARRLVEGITGQSLVLFAGGPPAGAGGAGAGALPPLKLHRILDMAPITVTDQTPMETVVDMFRKLGLRQTLVTHNGRLLGVITKKDVLRHVKQMDNEDPNSVLFN, via the exons ATGCTTAATTACATGTCCGATTTac GTGATGATGACATTCCTGGTATTGGTCAATATGATGACTTCCACACAATTGATTGGCAAAGAGACATTGCCCGAGATCGCATGCGCCACAGATACATAGTGAAAAAAAGACAGGACTCAATATGGGACTTAATAAAA GGAGCTCATGATGCGTGGTCTGGCTGGGTATGTGTTCTTTTGGTAGGAGTATGTACGGGTGTGGTGGCCGGAGTCATAGACATTGGTGCCTCCTGGATGACAGATCTGAAATTTGGAATCTGCCCTCAAGCATTTTGGTTCAATCGAGAACAATGTTGCTGGTCTGATAATGAAACTACATTTGACCATGGAAACTGTTCACAG TGGTGGACATGGCCGGAGGCGCTGGGTGGGTCGCGCGACGGGCCGGGAGCGTATATCATCAGCTACCTGTTCTACATCCTGTGGGCGCTGCTGTTCGCCGCGCTCTCCGCCTCGCTCGTGCGAATGTTCGCTCCTTACGCTTGTGGCTCCG GTATACCTGAAATCAAAACAATTCTCAGCGGCTTCATCATTAGAGGCTACCTTGGTAAATGGACGCTAATTATAAAAGTAGTTGGCCTAATATTGTCCGTGTCCTCTGGATTGTCTCTTGGAAAAGAAGGACCTATGGTGCATATCGCCAGTTGCTTAG GTAATATTTTATCTTACTTGTTTCCAAAATATGGCCGGAACGAGGCGAAAAAACGCGAAATCTTGTCAGCGGCGGCGGCCGCCGGAGTTTCGGTCGCCTTCGGTGCCCCCATTGGAGGCGTACTCTTCAGTTTGGAAGag GTGTCATACTACTTCCCTCTGAAAACGTTATGGCGGTCGTTCTTCTGTGCATTAATTGCGGCTTTCATCCTGCGATCGATCAACCCCTTCGGCAACGAACATTCTGTACTATTTTTTGTAGAGTACAACAAGCCTTGGATATTCTTCGAACTGATACCGTTCGTCGGACTCGGTATTATAGGC GGTTGCATAGCGACGATATTCATAAAGGCGAACATCTACTGGTGCCGCTACCGCAAGTACTCGAAGCTGGGCCAGTACCCGGTGACGGAGGTGCTGGTGGTGACGCTGGTCACGGCCGTGGTCGCGTACCCCAACCCCTACACGCGCATGAACACTAGCCAACTCATCTATCTGCTGTTCAACCAGTGCGGCATCTCCAATTCCGATCCCCTGTG TGACTACAACCGCAACTTCACGGACGTGAACTCTGCCATCGAGAAGGCGGCGGCGGGGCCGGGCGTGTACCGCGCCGTGTGGCTGCTGTTCCTGGCGCTGCTGCTCAAGTTGGTGATGACGGTGTTCACGTTCGGCATCAAGGTGCCCTGCGGCCTGTTCATCCCCAGCCTGGCGCTCGGCGCCATCGCCGGTCGCATCGTTGGCATCG GCGTGGAACAGCTGGCGTACCACTATCCGAAGATTTGGCTGTTCTCGGGCGAGTGCTCGACCGGCGACGACTGCATCACGCCCGGCCTCTATGCCATGGTGGGCGCCGCGGCTGTACTCGGCGGCGTCACGCGCATGACAG TGTCACTGGTGGTGATAATGTTCGAGCTGACGGGCGGCGTGCGCTACATCGTGCCGCTGATGGCGGCGGCGATGGCCTCCAAGTGGGTGGGCGACGCGCTCGGCAAGCAGGGCATCTACGACGCGCACATCGCGCTCAACGGGTACCCCTTCCTCGACAGCAAGGACGAGTTCCAGCACACCTCGCTCGCCGCCGACGTCATGCAACCCAA ACGCAACGAGACGCTGTCGGTGATCACGCAAGACTCCATGACGGTGGAGGACGTGGAGGCGCTGCTGAAGGAGACGGAACACAACGGCTATCCCGTCGTCGTGTCCAAGGAGTCGCAGTACCTGGTCGGCTTCGTGCTGCGCCGCGACCTCAACCTCGCTATGG CAAACGCCCGGCGGCTGGTAGAAGGCATCACGGGCCAGTCGCTGGTGCTGTTCGCGGGCGGGCcgccggcgggcgcgggcggagcgggcgcgggcgcgctgCCGCCGCTCAAGCTGCATCGCATCCTGGACATGGCGCCCATCACCGTCACCGACCAGACGCCCATGGAGACCGTCGTCGACATGTTCCGCAAGCTCGGTCTGCGCCAGACGCTCGTCACGCACAACGG TCGTCTACTCGGTGTCATTACTAAGAAGGATGTCCTCCGGCATGTTAAACAGATGGATAACGAAGACCCTAACTCCGTCTTATTCAACTGA